A stretch of the Ochrobactrum sp. BTU1 genome encodes the following:
- a CDS encoding phage tail tape measure protein — protein MTDENVTVSVEADTSAFDRALTDLEKRSSSFGSSLTTALKSAIVSGKGLDDVLRGLASSLAGSALSAGLQPLQSLGSSLMSGVMGGIRGITPFAKGGVVSSPTYFGMGNGSLGLTGEAGAEAILPLARGADGRLGVATGGSGSKPVQVVFNMTSPDASSFRKSEAQLSTMLAGAVRRGARRM, from the coding sequence ATGACAGATGAAAACGTAACCGTTTCCGTTGAGGCGGACACGAGCGCCTTTGATCGCGCTCTGACCGATCTTGAAAAGCGTTCGTCAAGCTTCGGCTCAAGCCTGACAACGGCACTGAAAAGTGCAATCGTTTCCGGCAAGGGGCTTGATGATGTGCTGCGCGGGCTTGCCAGCAGTCTGGCAGGCTCAGCGCTCTCTGCTGGGCTTCAGCCACTGCAAAGCCTTGGCTCCTCGCTAATGTCGGGTGTGATGGGCGGTATTCGCGGCATCACGCCTTTTGCCAAGGGCGGGGTTGTATCAAGTCCCACTTACTTTGGTATGGGAAATGGTTCGCTGGGCCTGACGGGTGAGGCGGGTGCGGAAGCGATCCTGCCGCTGGCGCGCGGTGCTGATGGCAGGCTGGGCGTTGCAACTGGCGGCAGTGGCTCCAAGCCCGTGCAGGTCGTGTTCAACATGACATCGCCCGACGCATCTTCCTTCCGCAAATCCGAAGCGCAGCTTTCAACCATGCTTGCGGGTGCTGTGCGCCGCGGCGCACGGAGGATGTGA
- a CDS encoding phage tail assembly chaperone, with protein sequence MSAAVESVPSRQPFPWEEVMRAGFGLLRLSSKDFWAMTPRELGAVLGPVSQSTNAPSRATLDALMHAFPDR encoded by the coding sequence TTGAGTGCCGCAGTTGAATCAGTTCCTTCACGTCAGCCTTTTCCCTGGGAAGAGGTGATGCGCGCAGGTTTTGGTTTGCTGCGGCTTTCCTCAAAAGACTTCTGGGCCATGACCCCACGCGAACTTGGCGCCGTTCTTGGACCCGTTTCGCAGAGCACGAATGCTCCTTCGCGCGCGACACTCGACGCGCTGATGCACGCCTTTCCCGACAGGTAA
- a CDS encoding C40 family peptidase — protein sequence MNIADRILTEAESWIGTPYRHGASASGISCDCLGLVRGIWRKIYGTEPESPGTYAPDWAEAAHGDPLLEAASRHMQRRDGTDPQPGDLLVFRWRSDMAAKHLGIMASENRFIHAYEGHRVMASALVPQWRKRIAGIFIFPEPEG from the coding sequence ATGAATATTGCAGATAGAATTCTGACGGAGGCGGAAAGCTGGATTGGCACGCCCTACCGCCACGGCGCTTCAGCGAGCGGTATCAGCTGCGATTGCCTTGGTCTCGTGCGCGGCATCTGGCGCAAGATCTATGGCACTGAGCCGGAAAGCCCCGGTACCTATGCGCCAGACTGGGCGGAGGCCGCTCACGGCGATCCGCTGCTTGAAGCCGCATCGCGCCATATGCAGCGCCGCGACGGCACTGATCCGCAGCCGGGTGATCTCCTCGTTTTTCGTTGGCGGTCCGATATGGCGGCCAAGCATCTTGGCATTATGGCCAGTGAGAACCGTTTCATCCATGCCTATGAGGGGCATCGGGTGATGGCTTCTGCACTGGTGCCGCAATGGCGAAAACGTATAGCCGGAATTTTCATTTTTCCTGAACCAGAAGGTTAA
- a CDS encoding gene transfer agent family protein — MVNRHRGEVAAKLDGRDWTLCLTLGALAQLESAFEADNLSDLIARFSGGKLSAFDMQRIICAGLHGGGHDVPFEDVAEMRADGGASGYARIVSALLTATFGTEESDSPSNP; from the coding sequence ATGGTCAATCGCCATCGCGGCGAGGTTGCGGCAAAACTTGATGGCCGCGACTGGACTCTCTGCCTGACGCTGGGTGCGCTGGCACAACTGGAGTCTGCTTTTGAAGCGGACAATCTCTCCGATTTGATTGCCCGATTTTCCGGCGGCAAGCTTTCCGCCTTCGATATGCAGCGTATCATCTGCGCCGGTTTGCATGGCGGTGGACATGATGTGCCGTTTGAAGACGTAGCGGAGATGAGAGCAGATGGCGGCGCGAGCGGTTATGCTCGCATCGTTTCAGCATTGCTCACCGCGACCTTCGGAACGGAAGAAAGCGATTCTCCTTCAAACCCTTGA
- a CDS encoding DUF2460 domain-containing protein — MDAFHDVRFPLGVSFGATAGPEWRNEIVTLTSGFEKRNARWAHSRRHFDAGTGLRSLDDLKSVLAFFEARRGSLHSFRFRDPFDFSSAAGSSAPSFNDQVIGTGDGATAMFQLVKHYEAYSRPITRPVANSILIGVNGVRLDEGEAYTLDHAKGIVSFTPDYVPADGEQVTAGFLFDVPVRFDTDRLTASIASFQAGEIPSIPIIEVKA; from the coding sequence ATGGACGCTTTTCACGATGTCCGTTTTCCGCTGGGTGTCTCATTCGGTGCGACGGCCGGACCGGAGTGGCGCAATGAAATCGTCACGCTCACATCAGGATTTGAAAAGCGTAATGCCCGATGGGCGCATTCACGCAGACATTTTGATGCGGGAACCGGTTTGCGGTCGCTGGACGATCTGAAATCGGTGCTTGCCTTTTTCGAGGCAAGACGCGGATCGCTGCATAGTTTCCGCTTCCGCGATCCGTTCGACTTTTCTTCGGCTGCTGGCAGTTCCGCACCATCCTTTAACGATCAGGTGATCGGAACAGGCGATGGCGCAACTGCCATGTTCCAGCTTGTCAAACATTACGAAGCGTACAGCCGACCGATCACGCGTCCTGTCGCGAATTCCATACTGATTGGCGTCAACGGCGTAAGGCTCGATGAGGGTGAGGCTTATACGCTCGACCATGCCAAGGGGATTGTATCTTTTACCCCCGATTACGTGCCTGCTGATGGCGAACAGGTGACGGCTGGTTTCCTTTTCGATGTGCCTGTGCGCTTCGATACAGACCGCCTCACGGCAAGCATTGCTTCGTTTCAAGCAGGTGAAATCCCATCTATTCCCATTATCGAGGTCAAGGCATGA
- a CDS encoding DUF2163 domain-containing protein → MIPVPAELESHLKGEVTSHCFAWLIRRSDQVVLGFTDHDQTLVLEGISCEPLTGLNSSEATTTLGLSIAGGDVEGVLSSIRISETDIEQGRFDGAVVESYLANWNIPDQHMLLRRWTVGTITRSGGRFVMELKGAAAAFDAVCGRRVLRQCVAVLGDKRCGVNIDDPRFFAVGSVVSADGAILNVSGLDGFASNWFAQGRLTWTSGDNQGGLVRVLAHSGNRLNLTEPPVLAAKPGDGFRLVAGCDKSFVTCKAKFANGANFRGFPHLPGNDAAFAYVSSNNEYDGSALVP, encoded by the coding sequence ATGATCCCTGTCCCGGCAGAACTTGAATCACATCTGAAGGGAGAAGTGACAAGCCATTGCTTTGCATGGCTTATCAGACGTTCCGATCAGGTGGTCTTGGGTTTCACAGATCACGACCAGACACTGGTTCTGGAAGGTATTTCCTGCGAGCCATTGACGGGTCTTAACAGCAGCGAAGCCACGACAACGCTCGGTCTTTCCATCGCGGGTGGCGATGTCGAAGGTGTGTTGTCCTCGATACGCATCAGCGAGACCGATATTGAGCAGGGGCGCTTTGATGGTGCCGTGGTCGAGAGCTATCTCGCCAATTGGAACATACCAGATCAGCACATGCTTTTGCGGCGCTGGACGGTGGGGACAATCACGCGCTCAGGTGGCCGGTTTGTGATGGAACTGAAAGGTGCTGCTGCGGCTTTTGATGCTGTCTGTGGGCGGCGTGTTCTGCGTCAATGCGTTGCGGTGCTGGGGGATAAACGCTGCGGCGTGAATATCGACGACCCGCGCTTTTTTGCCGTTGGTTCTGTTGTAAGCGCCGACGGTGCAATTCTTAATGTAAGTGGGCTCGATGGTTTTGCCAGCAACTGGTTTGCACAAGGGCGGCTCACATGGACAAGCGGAGATAATCAGGGCGGTTTGGTGCGCGTCCTCGCACATAGCGGCAATCGCTTGAATCTCACAGAACCGCCAGTTCTTGCCGCAAAACCGGGCGACGGTTTTCGACTGGTGGCAGGCTGTGACAAGAGCTTTGTCACCTGCAAAGCAAAGTTTGCCAATGGCGCAAATTTTCGCGGCTTCCCGCACCTGCCGGGCAATGACGCCGCCTTTGCCTATGTCAGCTCCAACAACGAATATGACGGGAGCGCGCTGGTCCCATGA